Sequence from the Lysobacter solisilvae genome:
ACCGTCCACAAGGCCGGCGGAGCCCGGCCTTGATTTCGCGTACACCGGCGGCATCGACACTGGAGTGGGTCCTTCCGCCCCGCCATCCCCCGCCTCATGACCGCTGCTCCGGAATTCGAACGCCAGCGCGCGCTGGATACCTATCGCATCGTCGACACGCTGCCCGAGGCGGCGTACGAGGACATCGTCCGCCTCGCCGCCGCCATCTGCGGCGTGCCCATCGCCCTGGTGTCGCTGATCGATCGTGACCGTCAGTGGTTCAAGGCCCGCGTCGGCGTGGACCTGGCCGAGACGCCACGCGACGAGGCCGTCTGCAACCACGCCATCGGCACGCCGGAAGCCTTGCTGGAAGTCGCCGACCTGGCGCGGGATCCGCGCTTCGCGCACTTCCCGGTGGTCACCGGGCCGATTGGCGCGCGCTTCTACGCCGGCATGCCGCTGGTAACACCGGGGGGCGCCGCGATCGGTACGGTCTGCGTGATCGACCGCGAGCCGCGCGTGCTCTCCGACGACCAGCGCGGCGCGCTGGAGTCACTCGCCCGCCTGACCGTCAACCTGCTGGAAGGCCGCCAGCGCGAGCACGTGCTGGAACGCGCCACCTTCATGAGCCGGGGCGCCTTGCATGCACCCGCTGCGGCGCCGCCGGGATTCACCGTGGCGCTGTTCGAGCTGCAGGGCTACGCGGAATTGGCCACGCAGCGTGGCGAGCGCGGCGCCGAGCAACTGCTGGCGCAACTGGATCGCGCGCTGGAATCACGCCTGCAGGCCAGCCTCGGCGACACCCTCAACCGCTGCACCGGCAGCGCCGAGTTCGTCGCCGTGCTCCACGGGGACGCGGCGTCGACCCTGCGCCAGCTGCGCGAGGCCGCCGACCACGAACAGGGCCGCCACGGCGTGCGCATCTGCAGCGCCGCGGCCGAGGCGGTGGACGCCGCGGAACCGCTGGAGCAGGTGTTCCTGCGTGCCGATCGCGCGCTGAGCCAGGCCAGGCAGGCCGGCTGAGTCCGCGAAGGCAGGCCGGCCCCCGACGCGCGCCGGGGCAGGCGTGCCGTCAGCTGTCCCGGGCCGCTTCCAGCTTGGCCAACACGGCCATGAATTCCTCGCGCACCAGCCGCGTGTCGGCATCGGTGTCGTACTGGTCGAACACCAGGCGGGTTGCCGCGTCATGTTCCCGGGTATCCAGCACGCCGTCGTGGTTGCCATCCACCTGCGCGAGCCGGGCCGCGGTGTCGGTCGGCGGCGTGTCGAGCAGCGTTTCGCGCTCGCTCTCCATTTCCTGCACGGTCACGGCGCCGTCGCCGTCGCGATCCATGCGCGAGAACATCACGGCGGCCGCGATCGCGTGTTCGCTGCGGGCGATCACGCCGTCGCCGTCGCGATCCAGCCGATGCAGCAGCGCCTCCCAGGCTGTCTGCTGCGCCGCTGTCAGCGCCGGCGCGGCGGCCCCGGTCGGGGCAGGCACGGGTTCGGCCGCCGGCACGGTCACCGCCGCGGGCGCGGGTTCCCGCGAACAGCCGCCCAGGATGAGCATGAAGGACAGTGCGCAGATGGCGACGCGACCAGGCATGACGACCTCCGGAATCCAGGACGCCGAGCGTGGGCAGCGTGTGGCCCCCTGTCAATCGGCTGGCGACGCTCGCCGGATCCGTCCATCGGCCAGCCGGCGGCCACGACGGCCGCTGCGCGTGTCCGGCCACACACGGGATGACACCCGGCCCCGCGCGGCGCACGCTAGGGCCTGACCATCGATTGGCGCCGCCATGTCCCTGCCCGACGAATACGATCCCGACGACAACTTCGCCCATGCCTTCGGCGCGGACGCCGACATCGACGAGGAAGCCGCGCTCGAGGCGCTGGTCTGGCAACTGCTGCTGCTGATCAATCCCGGCGACGAGGACGCGGCGCTGCAGCAGTTCGCCGCCTTCCGCGAGGCCCTGGCCGAACGCGGCGATGCCGATGCGCAGGACCTGCTGCGCGAGGCCATCGACTGGAAGTCCGGCTTCTTCGTCCACGAGGACGACCCGCGTGCGCTGGTGGAAAGCCTGGACGAGCTGTCGTCGCGCTGGAACCTGCGCATCGTCTGGGACGAAGACGAGGAGACCCTGGACAGGGCGGAGGTACCCGCGCTGCTGCACACCGCCTACGACCGGCTGCGCGAATACCACTACACGCTGTGGACCTGGGAGACCGGCACCGATCATCACGCCGGCTGGATCACCCGCCAGCAGGACGATGAAGCGCTCCGGCTGGTTGCCGGCGCGCTGGGTTTCCATGTCCGCACCGGCGCCGGTTGAAACCGCGCGGGTCGAACCGCACTGACATGAGCCGCGCTGACGTTGAGCCGCGCGGCTCCTGAGGCGCGCGAAGGCGCCGGCTCAGCGCGTCTTGACGTCGGCGACCGAGACGACCTTCAGCGAAGGACCATTCGCGTCCGCGGCCGCCAGGACGCCGGTGACCCGCGCCTCGATGCCGCCGTTGCCGCCGGCTGCGGTACGCGCATCCACGGCGCGCAGCAGCGCGGCGATATCCGGCTGTTCCGCGGCGGCCGGATCGATGGCCAGCCGCAGGCTGACCGGCGGTTCGACGGCCTGCGTGAGCACCAGCTGCGAACGCGTGGCGCCGTTCACATGCCCGCAGACCGTGACCGATTGGCC
This genomic interval carries:
- a CDS encoding EF-hand domain-containing protein codes for the protein MPGRVAICALSFMLILGGCSREPAPAAVTVPAAEPVPAPTGAAAPALTAAQQTAWEALLHRLDRDGDGVIARSEHAIAAAVMFSRMDRDGDGAVTVQEMESERETLLDTPPTDTAARLAQVDGNHDGVLDTREHDAATRLVFDQYDTDADTRLVREEFMAVLAKLEAARDS
- a CDS encoding GAF domain-containing protein, encoding MTAAPEFERQRALDTYRIVDTLPEAAYEDIVRLAAAICGVPIALVSLIDRDRQWFKARVGVDLAETPRDEAVCNHAIGTPEALLEVADLARDPRFAHFPVVTGPIGARFYAGMPLVTPGGAAIGTVCVIDREPRVLSDDQRGALESLARLTVNLLEGRQREHVLERATFMSRGALHAPAAAPPGFTVALFELQGYAELATQRGERGAEQLLAQLDRALESRLQASLGDTLNRCTGSAEFVAVLHGDAASTLRQLREAADHEQGRHGVRICSAAAEAVDAAEPLEQVFLRADRALSQARQAG
- a CDS encoding DUF6630 family protein, with amino-acid sequence MSLPDEYDPDDNFAHAFGADADIDEEAALEALVWQLLLLINPGDEDAALQQFAAFREALAERGDADAQDLLREAIDWKSGFFVHEDDPRALVESLDELSSRWNLRIVWDEDEETLDRAEVPALLHTAYDRLREYHYTLWTWETGTDHHAGWITRQQDDEALRLVAGALGFHVRTGAG